The Salvia miltiorrhiza cultivar Shanhuang (shh) chromosome 2, IMPLAD_Smil_shh, whole genome shotgun sequence DNA window agcataagtaaaagcaaataaataaacttgattaaagaaataccgtaaaaccgtctcgagaagtaatttgtcacgtaattacaactctaaacgaagaactaatctaaaacatgaattaaaagaattatactaaactaactaagaacatgaatttgaaactaagactaagaaagcaataaacctaagctttagctaacttggtggaaactaaagattagggcaaatggtttatctaactacacgcctggaggcagaaggattatttttacaatgaataactaagccctatttatagacttcaaatccttcttgatcaccatggaagttgtcatacaaagtagaactctaaaggcaataaaatcgtgcaagataaggcaacttccagctaaACGCGCGCTCTGAAAACTCCTCAACTCTGGCGAAATTCGCAGCTCTGGTTGCATACGTGAACTCTGGAAACTCGGCTCTGGAACGGCATGACAGAGCTggaaggtcagctctggcgagatgggcagagctgaaaagtctaGAGCTGAaaattcagctctggcgagaatgggcagagctggaaagtccagagctgaaaagtcaacTCAGGATCGTTGACTCTGGAAATTCAGCTCTGGATCGTTGACTCTGGAAATTCAGCTCTGGCGTACAGAgatgaaaagtcagctctgtcggtTGACTCTGGCGTTTGACTATGGCGTTTTACTCTGGCGTTTTGACTCTGTAAagtacagagctgaaaagtcagctctggtggttgactctggcacttagctctgctctgctctggagatgtcagctctgaaaatttcggctctgctctggatattggctctgctctggcgagcgggccttcagctctggcgtgggcctttagctctggcgcgggccttcagctctggcgcgggcttttagCTTTGCAGTCCAGAGTATGCAcataaacacgattcttagcccaaaatctccaaaatttgcactcttccatctataaaacctaaatctcctgcaaagcataaaacaacacataaaacgcaccaatttccagaagattaacttaaaatatgcgcattcaaaccccaaaatttagaacaattaagcataaatcaacccccccacacttagccttttgcttaggaagagattgatttcaacaatactaatttccatccaaacattcacaaagtcaattcaaaattttaccaacaacacacatctctcgatcatgcaagtaactcaaagtttaagaagcaacaaaagagtaatgtaagcaattcgatcagacccaattctccgctagaagtgaattccctaatgtgatcgcctttataatcaatatcaccattttcacactttgtgtgcttaaatttttgacagttgagccatagttcgtgaaataaaaaccatttggatgtaatccaaagtcttttcacgtggtttcccatgctcatagttagactagaggagcagagtctcagagctgtcacgtttcagaacaggccagatgtttcagagctggcaaaatTAGAGCTGATTTTCAgcatttttcacagataagatacgatcgtaggcaatcaaatgacaacactccttctagcatctaccggacaaatcacgttttacttacttacaatcgtgttgcaacaaaacttaTAATTcattgcacaaacaagaaacatatatcaagagtaaaacaagaataaccaccattcattcacaaacccgaaattcacatcgaaaatcatgttctcttccacaaattcataaaaattagcaagtatcaaagaaaaaactaagcatagaaagattgATCTCgcccaatttttgaaaataaaagcaACAAAACTCCGCAAGAGTTGAGCTGCGAGCGTAGCTCTGTCTTCAGAGCTATGCTtgagctctgcccatctcgccagagctgagctgcgagctctgcccatctcgccagagctgagctgcgagctctgtccttctcgccagagctgacttttcagctctgactatcTTTCCCGAGCTGATGCACCAGAGTTcgccttccagagcagagttactttcgccagagctaaatttccagagctgacttccagctctgccctgacgctagagctgactttcagctctgcactgccCTTTTCAGAGCTGAACGTGCAGAATTGTTAATTCTCGCTAGGAGGAGATTTCTTGAAGAACACgccagctggagttaccttatcatacatgattctattacctttaggaGTTCAGCTTTGGATGGCAACTTTTGAggagaagtctataaatagggctttgtTTTGCATTGAAAAACGAACGTCtcttgccctaatttttggtGTTCTGCCGTGAAGAAGCATTCCAGCGCTGCACTGCTCCAAAACTTAGgattttatttgctttcttagtgctttcatagAGTTCGAATTTCATTGTTTTTAGATAGTTTTCGATTTAGCtttgtttagtttttattcttggcttgtgattgagtgacacgattacacgttcaagacgtttacggtatttcgtaattcaattcaatttattttatttaatcatgtttatgcttttcgttcatgtttatgcgttctttttaattatgcaatttaaattgtgcactttagtttcacgcctagattagttggtttttaatttacacgtatttaatttcttaagttaagtttcatttaagttatttaaaatcTTGCCCAGGTTTAATAGattaattcgcctagtaattttataattcggttttaattcagttttcaattctaagttttagtttaataatcaaacactttactgctttcttttattgctttttcctacgatactactagaagccctttaagactttccttgtgagatcgacttgggttagcttacacgttacaatagatctcgtactattgcgagtcaatttagagtagtgtttaggttgagtcaagtAGTATTTcaactatttaaaaataataatttatataatatattgatTACGGTttacatttatatttatttatttaaaatatagttttttAGGTCCTGGAAGATCTAGAATAGATGTAtgggggaggggaatacacctataggctattttttaaaACACACAGAACAACCTTTTGAAGTTAACTGAAAAAGTATCAACTGATACTGACAGTTAACGAAAACTCAGTTAAACAAAAGTTGAAGACTATACTGAAATTACTTCAGTAAAGATATCAGTTAGGCACAAGGCTTTAACTGATATTAGTGAAAGGGTTCAGCCTTGATTttaaaacagaggagtgttatgaatcttactgattatccaaagatttatcagttagactaataacattGGCCGCAGAAAACTtatcttttgaaatagcctttgatTATCACGTTGCCAGATTatagtttcactttgcagttaatcgGTTTCTGTGATTCTGCTTGTGCTTTttaatcggtgaagattgaagtgatcccctagctctatttataggagaggtcttgaatagatctgttggtggagatggtcttcaagaattcatccgttgtgagagtaattcaaatttggctgaggcttcaatcttcgaggttccttgtttggtgagaaacggcgtCTTAGGTACAGGAGGTAAAACGCGtctgaaaagtaatcaccaaaaaggaattctctacagagaaaggacgatcctcaatatctctgcatttaatgcggctgtacttgaaagtgtgtggcttccttttaactctgGAGATTCAATCCGATGAataatgtcaactgatacttgactttagtatcagtccgctaagtCCACGTAGCCAGAATttgatgaatcagtcataactgatttttcagttgagaaacttgTTCAGTtaaaatatcagtatttgacttgacCTTTTATTGCAACATCagttgagttcttcagtctttagtcttcagtcctccggtcttcagtcttcagtcttcagaacactagacaaactaaaaagtgatctccaacagttgagttcgaaaagttctagtctattgcaaagaaaacctaaggattttggtatcatcaaaactagggctaggatatttcattaactTCTCAACAATTTCTCCGTTTTTGATTATGTTAAAACCATACAATCAGTTCTAAGACAAGAAGCGACTGAAAGCAAAAGGCAAGATACTAAGCATGGTGAATagtattcccccttaacaaaatATCCTAAAATCTTGCACTCAGAGGAAAAACATAACAGTTAAAAAATAGAACGAAGACAAAACTGAATTaagtaatcagagcctggacaaaaagacattgtcttcaggttgagatcaaaaagagtagtattttcatttcaaagtaACTAATGAAAAATTAGTTTTGGTAAAGAGCAAAacataagaaaagaaaacacatacaaacaaacacaaaatcaaATTTGTGTTTCAATCCATCTTgatcttgatcttcatcttcatcttcttcttgttGTTCCTTTGCTTGTTTCTTCCACACTTGTTCTCCATTGACTCGAGGTCTTTCCAGTTCGTCTCCCTTttgaacttctggtgatccttttacTTTACCAGCTTCAGTCTCTGAAGGTTTTTCTTTGccttctttccccctttttggcaacatcaaaaaggaagGATGACTGACGTTGGAAGCAGTGATCAGACGATACCCAACTCTATTTCTTAGAAGCTCGTGAGAAGATTCGAGAAGAGTTTAAGTAAATATGACTCGGAAGAGGAAGACACCAGTGGGTGAGGAAGATGATGAGGGagaatgttgggaacttaatggaatatcctaatccttgttttgatgataccaaaatccataggttttgtttgtaatagactagaactgttcgaactcaagtgttagagttcttttctagtttagttgcggttctgaagactgaagactgaaggacgaaggactgaagactgaagttgccgactgaagtatcagtcgaagaatcagtcttgaactgattacttaatgcgtgccacgtggaatcagcggactgatactaaagtaaagtatcagttaaacattcttcctcggactgaacctccaacgttcaaaggaagccacgtactccaaaagtacagctgcattaaatgcagagatctcaggatcatcctttctctgcagaggtcattcctatttggtgactactttatcagagacgtcgcatcttctgctcttcaacatagccgttctcaccaaacaaggaacctcgaagattgaagccacagcccaaattcaaattactctctaacagaagaaatcttgaagaccttctccgccaacggatctattcaagacctctcctataaatagcgctcgagtatcacttcaatcttcaccgattcaacgacataagctgaaactctgccaaaattgtttctcagccaaaagcttaaacTCTCcgaagcttgaatcgaagaagagaataccaaagccaaaaatcagtcactgctgattacataaattctcttagaccttaggcaaactttgtttacccaaagcctaggtcaaactaactccaaagaacttgttctttgaagtttagttggcaagatttcaaacctcccttcgaccgatagaatcgagtgtttgagttgcaaaggagttcaggaaggtgcTCTGTCTCCgagagatcctagtgccagttcgtgctaggagtgagaaatccaacaaggtgtgttggtactgaagattggatctttagttgtttcggttgtatgcacccgcaagcacacggttcggtttgctgtgcacccgtaagcacaagcatcggtttgcagtgtactcgtaagcacttgcagagtgaagttgttcgtctgatcaaccgaccgtggatgtaggaagtatttttcgaaccacgtaaaaatctctgtatTATTTATAACTTTCAGTTTTTCATTCCTACTTGTACTCTTCctttcttaaactgaaaactaattaattgcaaagagaaacttaaaactaacaacgtgctcaactctaAAGGCTATTGTGAAACAAAAGATTTCTGCTgtgtgtgttatcagtctgactgatctatcttctgatggTCAGTGAGATTTaaaacatctctgtttatcaaactcgactgaagccttacgtgcatcaattaagttcttgtgacttaactgataactccttactgaagtgtctttcagtatcagtcgttaaccctattttggtcaaatctcttttcaataaataactgtttgtgtttgtgattaaagtttcattttgatctttGTATTGAGATCTTCttgttaaaaatagcctataggtgtatttctctcccccccatacacctattcgagacccttcggACCTAACAGAGAAGGGGGAGAGGAGTGTTTGTGGAGGTGAAGGTGGGGGATATCGGTGGGTATGCATGGCTCTTGAGAAAAGCTATGATAGAACAGCCATGCATATGGACCTTAAAGGGTGGGAAGAGGGTTTAAGATGGAGAGAGATGGAGAGTACGTGAGATGGGTGTGAGATGGGAATATCGAATTAGtgatagtcgtgaggactaacactgtcgattTGCCTGCATTAGGTCTATCTTGAGAAGATCATGTGTGGCAAGGGATGCCGGCGGACAATGAGTGAGGGCTCGTTGTTGTTGCCATTATGAGAGGTGTGCAAGATACACGAGATAAGCTTGATAACTAGTTGAAGTAACTATTGGAAGTTGTTACCTCAACTTTTATCCTCCTGAAGCTTAGAAGCTTCTTTGCGCCTGGCATTATGATGGAAGACACTCGAATCTCCGGATACAAGTGAGAGAAGAAAGGAGCTTGACTTCGAAGAAGGATCTCAATCCAGTTGAATGGTCCTGTGTAGTCCAGGTAGGCGAGCATCATTTTCCCACTCCATGATTTCTTTGCCATTGGTCTCTCCATAGTCGGAACAAGATTTTTCTGTGAAGAGAAAGTATTCTCACAGAGAAGTCTGTGGAAGATGTTATGTTGTGATGAAGAAAAGTATGTAGGCTTAAGGTATTTAAAATACTAGGATTGTGAAGGTTTATCGATTTTTGTGCCTTAAACCAATTTTGAAAGAAAactttcgcgtccgccgtctcTGCATGAGACGTGTGCCTTAAAAGTATAAAGAATCTCATCATGGTATCTTATCAAATCAGCGAAATTTACAAGATTTTATTGTAGAGGCAAGGAAAAAGGCGGGACAAactaaaacattttttttaaaagcaacTTAAAATTTTTGTCCAGCAAGGATATCAATTAaagtttccaacaatcagttacgATATTTAAAAGTCACTCATCAATTAGAGAATTGATTTTATCAAAACGAAGgttcataactgaaataactgatataCTACATAAATTGAATTACTTACtggtcgactgatcattgtagtcagtcgataccatgTCTTCAGTTGAACTGTTGAGATCAGTTCCCCGTTAGAAAGATACATCTTCCTAGGTAGCCACGTCATCAGTTGAGAAGCTTCAGTTGACTGACCATCAGTTGTTGAGACTTCAGTTGAAATCTTTAATTTCAGCATCATTCTTCGGGATTTAGTAGTCCGATCCttccacatagatcattgaatcTATCTTCCGAAAGTGCTTTGGTCAGCAAATCGGCTCATtgaattcttgtatggattttCACAACTGCTACATCTTTCTTTTCCacgtgatcacggatgaagtgatgacGAACTTCGACATGTTTACAACTGGTGTGATGTACATGATTCTGTGAAATcacaatagcactggagctattGCAATAGACGGGAACTTCTCTTTCTTCGATCCTACAGTCCTTCAATTGTTGGACTAGCCATAGAATTTGTGAGCAGCAACTTCCCGCAGCAatatattcagcttcagttatAGAGGTcgcgactgaagtctgtttctttgaaaaccatgagataagTTTGTTGCCTAAGAATTGACAAGTGCCGGAAGTTGATTtccgatcaattttgcatcctaaaaatctgagtctgagtaTTCTGAGAGCTTGAAGTTGTCGTCAGCTGGATACCAAAGACCTatattgggtgtgcctttgagatatcttagaatGCGCTTTGCAGCGTCCATATGAGCTTCTTtaggatctgactgatatctcgcacaaactCCGACTGCATAAGCTATGTCTGGTCTGCTTGCAGTTAAGTAAAGTagtgatccaatgatttctctgtacttagTTGATGATACAAAATTTCCTTCAGTTCCTGGATTCACTTTCCAGTtggtgttcattggaatctttACTGACTTCATGTGTTGAATGCCAAACTTGTTGATTAGTTTCTTGGCATAttttgactgattgatcagtattccttcctTGGTCTGCTTCACTTGTAATTCCacaaagaaattcatttctcctatCATTGACATCTGGAATTTATTCGTCATAATTTCatcaaacttcttgcacatccgttcggatttggatccaaagatgatgtcatcgacataaatcttaACAAGTAGGAGATCCTCTCCTTCTTTTAGTGTGAACAAAGTTTTGTCCGCTGAACCcttcttgaatccttgttcaattagatactcagagagagtatcataccatgctttTGGTGTTTGCTTCAAACCATAGAGCGccttcttcagcttgtacactgCCGGAGCCCGTCGTTGAGACTCTGGacaaatgatatttatatttttctatgCCCTGCAATTAAGGTTAGTTTAATGGCAAGTAATATGGTCGAACCCATAGGGAATCAGTGTATCACAGTACTCGTGTCACAAGCTTAATATGGGGTTGCCCGTCTCTGGGCAAAGGTGTCATTCGCCAGTATGCGGCCAAAACAGAATTGAAATCTATCTACGGGCAAGATGTAAATGCTGAAAAATAAGACACAAGAAAATAATCAGCAATAAAAAGAACCCGGTCTGGGCATAGTCTTGGTGTCATATGGGATAATTCTTTTGGTCACAGGTTCAAGGAATTTCATTGTGTGGTCACATCTTTGGTTATGGACGATCGTCAATAGGATGGGCCCTTTTCAGGTGTCACGTGCACATCCTACCCTGTCCTCATCCGCGCTCTTCATGTGGCTTCACTGCATCAAGGTTGTCGGACCCAAATGGTCAACAGGTATGTCCAAAGATATACTACCACTCGCCCACATTTGCCGCACTATGTGGAGCCGGATTTTTCTTAACTTTGATCCACTTGTTGCTTGTAACTTGGTTGTGCCCAGAACAGTACTGGCCGGATAAAGCGCCGGGTTTGCCCAATTTGTGTTGGCATCAGGTCAAATGCTTCAGGAATGTGACTGCACAAATCTTGTGCCCGTTTTGACCTCACGAATTATTATTATCCCATATCAACCTTAACTAGCCCATACCGGGTAAAAGAACTTAGCTACTCATAAACGTAAAAATAAAGGCAAAGAATGTAAAAGAAAACATACTTGAATTGAAAATTGTCTAGGCGAAAATCAAACAAAGTACTTGCCGGCACCAACTCCGGGCATAGAcaaacaaaacataaaatagAAAAGTAAAGTGGCATGTGGCCGTGTATCTGCCTCACAGTCACTCAACACATGAACATAAACTAACGTAAGCTGTTAAAGGAAAGTGGCCGCGTAGGGGGTGGAACTGGATCAGTGCACTCGCCGGACTTCAACTCTCAGGGCTATCGAAGACTCTCCGAGCATGTAGTGCatccatatttatagagaaggcATGGGCTAGGACTTGGCCCAGAACAGGCGGCAGCTGGGCTAGGGTTTGCATGGTTGGTTCTTTTCTTCCATGGCGTACCCTAGGATCTGCAGAGCCTCCGGTATGGCAACGAATCTCGACTGTGGAAGGTAAGTGGATTTTCTTCCTTTTCTGGACCCGAGGGGCATATTCTCCCGCCTATGCCTATTCATTCCAATTGTGCCCAACTGCAACTTCTCTCTTGGCCTCCTTTCCTTTGCCTTCAATCCCTCCGTCTTCTGCTCATGTGGCTTCCATCTGGGCCTCCTGCCTGAACACGACCCTATCCCACGTGGTACTCGATGTAGGTACAACTTGGGTTGTGCCCTTGTTTGAAGTCGGGTACTTGCATCTTTCGCGGAATGGAGCCGATTTTCTCCTTATGCCTCTTGTACACTTCCTGTGCCCAAAACATGCCCTCCCAGGCACAAGCACACACAAAAACATgcaaaaagactcgatctaaacCTAAAAACAGTCACAAAAATAGCACAGAAAATGGGCTCGTCATACACCTTATCTGGTCCAGCAATCTCAAAGCCtagaggttgttccacgtagacttcatcagtgagcactccattgagaaatgcacacttcacatccatctGGTGTACTTTGAATCTTTTATGAGCGGCATAGGCTAAGAAAAGTCTGACTACTTCCAGTCTAGCAACAGGGGCaaaggtttcatcgtagtcgattctttcttcttgactgtatcctttggccactagccttgctttgtttctaacCACGTTTCCTTTCTCGTTCTTTttattcttgaaaatccattttaGTCCTATAACTTTTGCATCATTTGGGTGATCCACAAGTTCTCAAACTGAATTCCTGTTGAATTCATttagttcttcttgcattgcgataacccattgagtggacttcagtgCTTCTTCAACATCTTTGGGTTCTGCTTCTGacaagaaacaactgaaattttcatcttcattgatgcagttctggttgatgtcgtagatgaggttgcacattgaaCTTCGAGTCTTCataccgtctgatggttctccaataaTGTTGTCCTTAGAATGTAGCTCAAACCATCTTTTGTACTTCTTAATTTCCTCTAGTGAAGGTGGAGGTTCTTTAGTCAGGATAGATCGTGGACCTTCATTTGACTGTTGTTCCGTGATGCCTTCAGTTGCTTCTcgagcaggggagtgttgaactggtGGTGCAGTAGGTTCTACACGCTCTTCAGTTGCAGCCTTTCCAGTTTCTCCAGTCgttggagttcccccttgactgatacCTTCAGTAGCAACTTTAGTTGGACCTTCAGttctttgactgatcttctgatactgaagcttttcagtatcttcatctcttcctggtccccacaccaacacTTCTGTAGGTTCGATGCTTTTCACTTCAGTATTGGAAACTCCAATATTCTTAGCATTTTCTTCAGTTTCCTGTTTTCTGAAATCATCAAAAGACTCATAAAAAATAACATGAGCAGTTTCTTCCACAactagagtttgagagttaaacacccGATAGGCTTTACTGGATTCTTCAGTTCTAGAATATCCAAGGAAAATTCACAGATCAACCTTGCTATCAAACATGTTTAACTTTCTTTTGTCATTGTTATgaatgaaacacctagaaccgaaagcatgaaagtaagAAATTGTTGGCTTACTGTTCTTCCaaagctcgtatggagttttcccatgtctttgagtgaggaatgagcgattCTAGGTATAGCAAGCATTGTTGACGGCTTT harbors:
- the LOC131008374 gene encoding uncharacterized mitochondrial protein AtMg00810-like, whose translation is MCKKFDEIMTNKFQMSMIGEMNFFVELQVKQTKEGILINQSKYAKKLINKFGIQHMKSVKIPMNTNWKVNPGTEGNFVSSTKYREIIGSLLYLTASRPDIAYAVGVCARYQSDPKEAHMDAAKRILRYLKGTPNIGLWYPADDNFKLSEYSDSDF